One Papaver somniferum cultivar HN1 chromosome 10, ASM357369v1, whole genome shotgun sequence genomic window carries:
- the LOC113316558 gene encoding putative F-box protein At1g32420 produces MGNKAKRHGSNDTRKSNKCSSSGNSKLVIGSNTSSSKREEEHEIIGQRKNKKMKMDNNGKAMGKCSDDKVKDGSSSIFDHYRILLEILSRLPIKSLMPFKCVSKHWQFSICQDQGLIDLHFSRSKQHCQDLFILVPRYTKVDPSDRRKIYAGRRSTNRTTVSKSENHSFRYDEILKPVNGLICFANHSLAAVRILNPSTRELTPWIATSLRENKKYNFIADHACGQDIRWDDFCEVFTVGENTWRYVDEKIPYSYDVKVSVYSNGFIYWGKQFIGVPEKINAFDVGQEKFKVIQVPQDIRDKCKNPPGGYWCGPFDGLIEVGGHLALLQRWTGNVVKLWICGDDTSTGNYSKWTEITMKLPFQWGRHGRFPYFHGVAGEDRIIIESYPAVTRDIKKVSLYSYDLKEKTSTKMPKSGVVTELVSASLYSKLASVSLIRSFASSLWPVGKC; encoded by the exons ATGGGTAACAAAGCCAAGAGACATGGGAGCAATGATACCAGAAAGAGTAACAAGTGTAGTAGTAGTGGCAACTCAAAACTTGTTATTGGTAGTAATACTAGCAGCAGCAAAAGGGAGGAGGAACATGAAATTATAGGACagaggaagaataagaagatgaagatggataACAATGGGAAGGCCATGGGAAAGTGTAGTGACGACAAGGTTAAGGACGGCAGCAGCAGTATTTTCGATCACTATAGAATACTGCTTGAGATATTGAGCCGTCTCCCAATCAAATCACTCATGCCTTTCAAGTGTGTAAGCAAACATTGGCAGTTCTCAATTTGCCAAGATCAAGGTTTGATTGATTTACACTTCAGTCGATCAAAGCAACATTGTCAAGATCTCTTTATTCTTGTTCCACGTTATACCAAGGTTGATCCCTCTGATAGAAGAAAGATTTACGCAGGGCGCAGGAGTACAAATAG AACTACTGTTTCAAAATCAGAGAACCATTCATTTCGTTATGATGAGATTCTTAAACCTGTTAATGGATTGATTTGTTTTGCTAACCATAGTTTAGCTGCTGTTCGCATACTGAATCCGAGTACTAGAGAATTAACACCATGGATAGCTACATCACTTCGTGAAAACAAAAAGTACAATTTCATTGCAGATCATGCTTGTG GTCAAGACATCCGGTGGGACGACTTTTGTGAGGTCTTTACCGTAGGAGAGAACACTTGGAGATACGTCGACGAAAAAATACCATATTCATATGATGTAAAAGTTTCAGTTTACTcaaatggttttatatattggggTAAGCAATTCATTGGCGTCCCCGAAAAAATAAATGCATTTGATGTTGGACAAGAGAAATTCAAAGTGATTCAGGTTCCTCAAGATATCAGAGACAAATGTAAGAACCCACCAGGAGGCTATTGGTGTGGTCCTTTCGATGGTTTAATAGAAGTGGGTGGGCATTTAGCTTTACTTCAAAGATGGACTGGTAATGTTGTGAAGCTATGGATTTGTGGTGATGATACTTCTACTGGCAACTACAGCAAGTGGACTGAAATTACCATGAAGTTACCTTTTCAGTGGGGCAGGCATGGTAGATTCCCTTACTTCCATGGTGTTGCAGGAGAAGACCGGATCATTATAGAATCCTACCCAGCTGTGACTAGAGATATAAAGAAAGTCTCTTTATATTCTTATGATTTGAAAGAGAAGACGTCAACAAAAATGCCTAAAAGTGGTGTGGTTACGGAATTGGTTTCTGCTTCCTTATATTCGAAACTAGCTTCTGTTTCCTTGATCAGATCTTTTGCATCAAGCCTTTGGCCCGTTGGAAAGTGCTGA